One genomic segment of Methylocystis sp. SC2 includes these proteins:
- a CDS encoding metallopeptidase family protein, protein MTEREWSRLRAPTLADMEALADAAFAALPQRFTRLCEGLVIRVEDFPDDETLDDMQCESEFDLLGLFRGRGLTQGAHLSETGEQPNMIWLYRRPILDYWADSDDTLEAIVTHVLVHEIGHHFGLTDDDMEEIERRAG, encoded by the coding sequence ATGACTGAACGGGAATGGAGCCGTCTAAGAGCGCCGACGCTCGCCGATATGGAAGCGCTGGCGGATGCGGCCTTCGCCGCCTTGCCGCAACGCTTCACGCGGCTGTGCGAAGGTCTCGTCATCCGCGTCGAGGATTTCCCCGACGATGAAACGCTCGACGACATGCAATGCGAAAGCGAGTTCGATCTCTTGGGTCTCTTTCGCGGGCGCGGCCTGACGCAGGGCGCGCATCTTTCCGAGACCGGCGAGCAGCCGAACATGATCTGGCTCTATCGCCGGCCGATCCTCGACTATTGGGCCGACAGCGACGACACGCTCGAAGCGATCGTCACCCATGTTCTCGTGCATGAGATCGGCCATCATTTCGGATTGACCGACGACGATATGGAGGAGATCGAACGGCGCGCCGGATAG
- a CDS encoding peroxiredoxin: MQAPELAVSQWFNTPTPITLAGLRGRVVLLHAFQMLCPGCVAHGTPQAQRAHALFRDSDLAVIGLHTVFEHHAAMTPVSLEAFIHEYRLTFPIGVDQPGENGPIPITMARYDMRGTPTAILIGRDGAIRHHGFGQEDDMALGAIIGTLLAEPAP; this comes from the coding sequence GTGCAAGCGCCGGAACTCGCCGTATCGCAATGGTTCAATACGCCGACGCCGATCACGCTGGCGGGCTTGCGCGGGCGGGTGGTTCTGCTGCACGCCTTTCAGATGCTGTGTCCGGGCTGCGTCGCGCATGGCACGCCGCAGGCGCAGCGCGCGCATGCGCTGTTCCGCGATTCCGATCTCGCCGTCATCGGCCTGCACACGGTGTTCGAACATCACGCGGCGATGACGCCGGTGTCGCTCGAAGCCTTCATCCATGAATATCGGCTGACATTTCCCATCGGCGTCGATCAGCCCGGCGAAAATGGCCCCATCCCCATCACCATGGCGCGCTATGACATGCGCGGCACGCCGACCGCGATTCTCATCGGCCGCGACGGCGCCATTCGTCATCACGGCTTTGGACAAGAGGACGACATGGCGCTCGGCGCCATCATCGGAACGCTGCTCGCCGAACCCGCGCCCTGA
- a CDS encoding extracellular solute-binding protein gives MVNVLGWGDYVDPRVLTDFTRSTGIQATYENYSSDESLEKALQPGKRAFDVVIVSSGVLRQQIARGLYQKLDKSKLPNAVNLWPEIMERLAAYDPGNEHAVNYAWFAMGIAYDVGKVRELIGKAPPSSDFSFDSWGLLFQQKNLKKLSSCGVGILDSPEDLSAAALQYLWSNWRLSPGLDRRTDVVRAAELLTALRRDGKRLDSRDYVNALVNGDVCVAVGYSLDSLRARYTAGMVEEFVEIDFFIPREGAPIRLDNLVIPTDAPHVEEAYTFIDFLLQPEIAARNTNFIGVANSVLASKSLVDGSISRNKSIYPDAAMMKRLVAPQLDDGAPANGLTIGREGTTIVKGATMWGLGRRVSKPAKSATF, from the coding sequence ATGGTCAATGTTTTGGGCTGGGGCGACTACGTCGATCCCCGTGTGCTCACGGACTTCACCCGGTCGACCGGCATCCAGGCGACATACGAAAACTATAGCTCCGACGAGAGTTTAGAAAAGGCGCTTCAGCCTGGGAAGCGCGCTTTTGACGTCGTGATCGTCTCGAGCGGCGTATTGCGACAGCAGATCGCCAGGGGCCTCTATCAGAAGCTCGACAAGAGCAAGCTTCCAAACGCCGTCAATCTTTGGCCAGAGATTATGGAGCGCCTTGCCGCCTATGACCCGGGGAACGAACACGCCGTCAATTATGCGTGGTTTGCGATGGGGATCGCTTACGACGTCGGAAAGGTCAGGGAGCTCATCGGCAAGGCCCCGCCGTCCTCGGATTTCTCGTTCGACTCATGGGGCCTGCTTTTCCAGCAGAAAAATTTGAAGAAACTTTCGTCCTGCGGGGTGGGAATTCTGGACAGTCCTGAGGATTTGTCTGCAGCCGCGCTGCAATATCTGTGGTCCAACTGGCGACTTTCGCCGGGTTTGGATCGACGCACGGACGTCGTGCGCGCCGCCGAGCTTTTAACCGCCCTGCGGCGCGACGGGAAACGTCTCGACTCGCGCGACTATGTCAACGCGCTGGTCAACGGCGACGTCTGCGTCGCGGTCGGCTATTCCCTGGATAGCCTGCGCGCCCGCTACACAGCCGGCATGGTGGAGGAATTTGTCGAGATCGACTTTTTCATCCCTCGGGAGGGCGCTCCCATTCGACTCGACAATCTCGTCATACCCACGGACGCTCCACATGTCGAAGAGGCGTACACATTCATCGACTTCCTGCTGCAGCCTGAAATCGCCGCCCGCAATACGAATTTCATTGGCGTCGCCAACAGCGTCCTCGCCTCGAAATCCTTGGTCGATGGGAGCATCTCAAGAAACAAGTCGATATACCCGGACGCCGCCATGATGAAGCGTCTGGTCGCGCCGCAACTCGATGACGGCGCGCCCGCGAACGGGCTGACGATCGGTCGCGAGGGAACGACGATCGTAAAGGGCGCCACGATGTGGGGATTAGGCCGGCGCGTCTCCAAGCCGGCCAAGTCAGCCACCTTCTAG